A part of Sebastes fasciatus isolate fSebFas1 chromosome 10, fSebFas1.pri, whole genome shotgun sequence genomic DNA contains:
- the LOC141775081 gene encoding type-2 angiotensin II receptor-like, which yields MAIPNDYSLFNSTSSSYSTTEIYLNTSLAPSAPPCTDWPHVPMTVAIPAIYSVICVLGIVGNALAVWVLAHASASRRTVANTFMLNLCVSDLLFLLSLPLWAVYYYKGYNWPFGRVACKVCGVLLNLNLYASIFFITCMSMDRYLAIVRPLRSQSSRYPKRARLACTLVWVLACACSAPALHLRDTHYSEEYGVEVCGIHYPNRTWRLTVVLMKMTLGFLLPLFVISCCYWAIGRHLLADTGLVRMRNPSHAPNMPSFKSPEPKESCKPERPSTPCVCPGSGGGRPLEGRGLERVLWTVASVVLAFFLCWFPFHCVTFLTVLRDEGWLDSCGLHWTINTFIALTLGLGFSSSAINPVLYCFIGNHFRGRLTGLCKGLCARLEARGEDHSQKRGSFSTRLSSFSRKLSDLKDLAIVEPSA from the coding sequence ATGGCAATCCCAAATGATTACTCCCTTTtcaactccacctcctcctcctattcAACGACAGAGATTTATCTGAACACCTCCCTAGCCCCCTCTGCTCCCCCCTGCACAGACTGGCCTCACGTACCCATGACCGTAGCCATCCCTGCCATCTACAGCGTCATCTGCGTGCTGGGAATCGTAGGCAACGCTCTGGCGGTGTGGGTGTTGGCCCACGCCAGCGCCTCCAGGAGAACTGTCGCTAACACCTTCATGCTGAACCTGTGTGTGTCCGACCTGCTGTTCCTGCTGTCTCTCCCGCTGTGGGCCGTCTACTACTACAAGGGCTACAACTGGCCCTTTGGCCGGGTCGCCTGCAAAGTCTGCGGAGTTCTCCTCAACCTCAACCTCTACGCGTCTATCTTCTTCATCACATGCATGAGCATGGACCGTTACCTGGCCATCGTGCGTCCGCTCCGCTCCCAGAGCTCACGGTACCCCAAGCGTGCCCGGCTGGCGTGCACCCTGGTGTGGGTGCTGGCTTGCGCTTGCTCGGCCCCCGCCTTGCATCTGAGGGACACGCACTACTCGGAGGAGTACGGCGTGGAGGTCTGTGGGATTCACTATCCTAATCGTACCTGGCGTCTGACCGTGGTCTTGATGAAGATGACTCTGGGCTTCCTGCTGCCGCTGTTTGTCATCTCTTGTTGTTACTGGGCTATTGGTAGACATTTGTTGGCTGACACAGGCCTGGTAAGAATGCGGAATCCGTCGCATGCACCAAACATGCCCTCTTTTAAATCACCGGAGCCCAAGGAGAGCTGTAAACCAGAGAGACCTTCGACCCCCTGCGTGTGCCCCGGCTCCGGTGGGGGGCGACCCCTGGAGGGCAGGGGGCTGGAGCGGGTGTTGTGGACGGTAGCCTCCGTGGTCCTGGCCTTCTTCCTCTGCTGGTTCCCCTTCCACTGCGTGACCTTCTTGACCGTGCTGAGGGACGAGGGCTGGTTGGACAGCTGCGGGCTGCACTGGACCATCAACACCTTCATCGCTCTGACCCTCGGCTTGGGCTTCTCCAGCTCCGCCATCAACCCCGTGCTCTACTGCTTCATCGGAAACCATTTCCGAGGCCGTCTCACGGGGCTCTGCAAGGGCCTGTGTGCTCGTCTGGAGGCCCGCGGGGAAGATCACAGCCAGAAGAGGGGCTCCTTCAGCACCAGGCTAAGCTCCTTTTCACGGAAACTCAGTGACCTGAAAGACCTGGCGATCGTGGAGCCCTCTGCCTAA
- the LOC141775082 gene encoding SH2 domain-containing protein 1A-like, translated as MENLPVYHGPIGKEEGERRLAQDGRDGCYLVRNSDSVADVYCLCVLSKGFVYTYRLHKDDSGSWAAETTPGVQKRYFRQIKNLIAAFQKPGQGIAMPLLYPVTAQRRAQTHTEAQTASNSLSPTHSNPNGYLQQLPPHAAQGQTNRRGKLLVRGKP; from the exons ATGGAGAACCTGCCCGTCTACCACGGACCCATCGGCAAGGAGGAGGGTGAACGGCGGCTGGCCCAGGACGGGCGAGATGGGTGCTACCTCGTCCGCAACAGTGACTCTGTGGCGGACGTCTACTGCCTGTGTGTGCT gtccaAAGGATTCGTCTACACGTACAGACTCCACAAGGACGACTCAGGCTCATGGGCTGCCgaa ACCACTCCTGGTGTGCAGAAACGATATTTCCGGCAAATCAAGAACTTGATAGCAGCTTTCCAGAAGCCCGGACAAGGAATTGCCATGCCTCTGCTCTACCCTGTCACAGCTCAGAGAcgggcacaaacacacacagaggcgcAGACGGCCAGTAATAGCCTGTCACCGACACACAGCAACCCCAACGGTTACCTCCAGCAGCTTCCGCCTCACGCTGCTCAGGGACAGACAAACAGGAGAGGCAAGCTTTTGGTTAGGGGTAAACCCTAA